Proteins encoded together in one Epinephelus moara isolate mb chromosome 2, YSFRI_EMoa_1.0, whole genome shotgun sequence window:
- the LOC126404274 gene encoding uncharacterized protein LOC126404274: protein MKWHAVIHHVRNQHTWATGSCEHEPLGDDTQEKPWIKQGSAAHQALVAIVLNKRWLKNVRKFINFRTTSDLENFQNHILVYAGKRFSYTPAVYRTRTLLAAIDYSCHNGRAPARNQDGHKIYRRYYNKKSKSWSVYTVKEKKDYSYIPDLQRGILRKRLQSGGGLPKKQTLRPDDPRNLGVLASVQPPPTAELVRTHVKRGEGVPQSER from the exons ATGAAGTGGCATGCTGTAATACATCATGTTCGGAACCAGCACACATGGGCCACTGGATCTTGTGAGCATGAGCCACTGGGTGATGATACCCAGGAAAAACCATGGATAAAACAAG GTTCAGCAGCTCACCAGGCTCTTGTAGCCATCGTCCTCAACAAGCGATGGTTGAAGAATGTAAGGAAGTTCATCAACTTCAG GACGACATCGGATCTGGAAAACTTCCAGAATCACATACTCGTGTATGCAGGGAAGCGGTTCTCCTACACTCCAGCAGTGTATCGCACGCGGACTCTGCTTGCTGCGATAGACTACAGCTGTCACAATGGCCGCGCCCCAGCACGAAACCAAGATGGACACAAGAT TTACAGGCGATACTACAATAAGAAGTCCAAATCCTGGAGTGTCTACACAGTGAAGGAAAAGAAGGATTACTCCTACATTCCAGACCTGCAGAGAGGCATTCTTAGGAAGAGGCTGCAAAGTGGAGGTGGCCTTCCCAAGAAACAGACCCTTAGGCCAGATGACCCCCGGAATTTAGGGGTTCTGGCTTCAGTACAGCCGCCCCCAACAGCTGAGCTAGTTAGGACGCATGTGAAACGTGGTGAAGGTGTTCCCCAAAGTGAACGCTGA